The Crassostrea angulata isolate pt1a10 chromosome 1, ASM2561291v2, whole genome shotgun sequence nucleotide sequence GATGGGAGGGGGGTTATGAAAAGAATCCTTTTAAGCACGTTTCACTAATAATTCGTACTTTCACTTTAACCTACCACGTTCTTGAAAAAATTACGTAAGATTACGGTCATCCTATTATTTTTGTTACGCTCATCATTCTAAAGAACTTTGATGTCATACAAAAGTATTACTTTTGTTCATTTAAATGATATATGATAGCCAATAGAAAGTTTTCATTAGCCGTAGGGCCTGAACCACTGTCCGAGGGGtcttgaatttcacaatttgtgAAGAAGACTTCAGGGACATCATAACCCTGCatttcaatttagaattgttgccataaatataaaatgaccAGTGTGTCGGCATAATATATAAAACCGTGGAACATCAATTGGTGGAACATTTTATGTATTTGGGACACAATGTGTAGATTCTGAAcgataatttttcttttcaatgaaGAATTTTGTTGTTATGATTGTatatgcttgaaattttgacGTGATGGATTTTTGGAAGTtatgtagctgcaggtctgtatctTCCagtttgaaaaacaatttaaactggAATTTGCAGATCTGCAACTAGgaattttatctttattcattttgttatttaatgCTTTCACTAGATTCCAGTTTTGTAAGTTACAATATGAATTACTAAGACAATAAAATGCTTACTTTGGTGATTTATGCGGTATATGAAGGTGGCAGTATTGACGGAAAATACATAATCCGCGTGAGCAGGTTAGGTAATTATTTTCTGCAACAATTGCTACGCTCATAACCCatatgaatcatcaaagaaagaattttattgttaatattcACATAAAGTAAAAAGTatgtaaaattaacaaaattactgTTAATCTACATGATATCGTTAGCTAAAAGTAACAGCTGCATCGCCTTCTAtgagaatttgagtctgacattatcataatttttatgTGCAGTTCGATATTTTTCTAACgttgctgaaggtttcgaccaatGAATAAACGGGGCATACATATGTCAGTCCTGTCAGAATTTACAAAGCTATGAACTACAATAAGTTACCGCAAGAAATAGAGGCATACTTAATGGAGGAATATAATTATAATCGATTTATTTTACAACCAAAAAAGGACAAAAATACCAAGTGGAAGTAAATTTACCTTGTCgcatctatatttatcagcttAAACTTTTTACAAATAGTCTGGTTGGTTTGCATTCtgcattgtataaaaaaaattacctcaATAACGAAACAACAAAGAGTTCAGAACACTCATACTTTATTTTCAATCTTAATTCTCTTGGCTGTGTACCAGGACGATTTTGATAGGGGTACGGGTGTTTAAAACTTCAACCAATCGCCGATCTCCATACAAGGAAGTTGGCCCCTGATATGGGGGTCTTTTAAAATCCACAACACCAAACGCTGCTTATAGTCACAGCTTTCTCTTACCCCTAATTACTTAAACCCATAAAATATCATCAAGTTGTATTATCATGAGGCATGTgttacatgcatataacattaaTAAAATTAGATTTATGAAACGAGTTGCATCCCGTAACTTTTTTGTGTCCTTCCGAGTACCCCAAAACCAGGTCAGATTTCCAATCAACCAAAAAATGCTTATATTTTACTTAACTGTAGACTTTATTGTGTATGAATACCTAAAGATCAAATTGGAAAACCTTTGTGTCATTAACATTTTGTTGAATTGCATATCTTTAAATAAGTTTGATCTGAAACATCGAATTACAAAATTACCCGGTCATTTTCTTGTGATACTGTCAAAAGGTAAATGTATGTCAAGTGTGTCTCGGTTATTTAAAGACGGGAGACTTTAACTATGAgggtttaaaataaattatttacgtCACAAAAGCCATGGGTATTCCCGGCAAATAACGAGGAAGTTTAGATAAGGGGCGAACAACCTCACTGACGACCCAGATCCTCCACTCACCGATATTTCCCATCGGAAACACTGTATTCTCGGACATAGGGAGCCATGGGCAGGTACATACTATCCCACACTATGGCTTCTGTACTTTGCTTTCGCTTTCTCTTTGAATCGGGTATTTGTTGGAACATGTATAggttttttgaaagtttttgtcAGATGTTGAGTTATTTGGGCTAGAAACGCTTGCTCTCTTTTTGCAGCATAAACTACAATCGCTGTATAATGTTAacagtttgaatttaatttaggATTCGCTTATTGTAACTGCATCATTACTTTGTAAAATGGTGTTATCGCTATGAAACACAGCATGTACAATTATTTCCCCCACTTCAAATGATAGTCAAGTGCTTccttatttttagattttaactAACGGCTTTGTGGATACAACTCTCGTGTATGGATTGTTTCTTCGTGTTACTGAATGGaatcttttatttaaatgacAGGTAATGAATTTCATAGTACCCTGTTTACTGATGGATTAAATCTGTGAATATCTGACTATACATCGCAATAAAAATGTCGATCACATCGGAACAGTTGATTGTCGAGGGAAAAAATGTCCCTCTTCACGCCCTTAACATGTCCGTCAGATCAAAACTAGGAACTTACCTAGATCCGGAGGGTTTTGTAACGGGAGACTACTCCAACGATTACCAAGGGCTGGCCGAGGTTATCGGTTTCACTTTCCAAGACATTACAAACTTCCAGAGACAGAGTAAACCGACTCAGGAGATGCTCTATCAATGGGGAACGAGACCAGAACTTTCACCAACGGTCGACAATCTCATAAAACATTTGCAGACGATAGGGAGATCAGATGACGTTATAACAGAATGCGCCCATTTGATAAGTAAGAATCACAATTCAAATCTTAAATGAATAGATTATACGTACTGTTTGCAAGTCGTTGACGAACAATATAAAACTAATACTAGATCAATAGTATCATTATCATTCTTGTTTAAGTgtcttttatttgtttgcatAAACACATGTTTTGACAATGTGGTCGTTATAACTTCCAGAGAAAGATGTGGATCGATATAAGCAATGCCACAAAGACATTACGGGCTCAAAAGATATGATTCAGGACCCTAGTGGTGAGTTGAGAAACAATAGACCTCCTGTCATTACGTTGGTTTAGATAGCGTTAATAGATTCCAAGGCATGGCATACATAGGTGTATATCTATGGAACTTGTATTTTTCCTTAGGATATATGATATAGAGTTTATATTCAaggatacatgtatgattagATGTACATCCAAAGAATACATAGGATTTATTTATCAGGATATGATTCGATATAAATCCTAGAAATGGATAGGATTATATCCAAGGAGAACTTTGGcgcatttttaataaatacatgtacatgtttatgtacAAGAAAACTATAGGTTTAATATTTAGATAAGTCTACATTTAAATCCAGGAATTCGATAAGTCTAGATTTATCTCCAATGATAGGATATTCTGTATACTCAAGGACagaatgttttatattataatatgtacatgtaaggtaTAGATACAGGAATATTCAACGTTCAGATATGTTGTATAGCCAAGGATAAACAAGCTTGCTAATACACGTATACGATACAGTGTGAATATAACTATACAATGATACAATGGATTTTAGCCAAACTAGCAAAATTCAATTACAAACCTTATCTTTAATTTGaccaaaaatgtcattttcagaggtttaattattttgaaatgaaatgaatagtCATCAACGAAAACCTTTATAAAACGTAGAAATAGATACATACGCTATAagagtgatttatatcagtaaTATTATAACTGCTATATAACATTTGGACAAAATCTTTACGcgaagaaaataaatttatccatcaaaatgaatatacaaCCAAaaacgtataaaaaaaaacaacataggAAATCAGGATTgaaatgataaatttttaatgttttgagaTGTTTACAGTTTCTCAAGGACCAAACCGACCGTCCTGTGACTATGTTCCCGAGAGTGACAAGTTAGGTCTAGTCACCATTGATGACGTCAAAGAGAAAGGTAAAAGACATTTCTCTCGATTTTTTCAGCTGAATATTTAAAGCTTCTtggtacaattatttttttttcatacaaattatcctagaaaatttcacattttcacgtAGGCTATTTAATATATACAGAATGGGTCTTATTCAaaacaagaaaataattaatgtaagGGAACTCGTTTGGTTTTGTCCCTTTACTGCTTGAGTTGATTTAGTCCATTTTATTTTACCTTGATTACACATACAAACTGTAgacaatttgaagaaaaaaaatgtacatctaggggtttttataccccccgcaaacaaagtttgggggggtatactgcagtataggaatcaccttgtccgtccgtccgtctgtctgtctgtctgtctgtccgtctgtctgtgcaatcgtgtccggtccatatctttcttatggagaaacattggaagttcttacttcacacaaagattgcttatgacctaagggtgtgtcatgaccttgacccaaggtcattcgggcaaggtcactggcagaaaaactgcaaaattcgtgtccggtccatatctttcttatggagaaacattggaagttcttacttcacacaaagatttcttatgacctaagggtgtgtcacgaccttgacccaaggtcattcgggcaaggtcaaggtcactggcagaaaaagtgcaaaattcatgtccggtccatatctttcttatgaagaaacattggaagttcttacttcacacaaaaattgcttatgacctaagggtgtgtcacgaccttgacccaaggtcattcgggcaaggtcaaggtcactggcagaaaaagtgcaaaattcgtgtccggtccatatctttcttatggggaaacattggaagttcttacttcacacaaagattgcttatgacctaagggtgtgtcatgaccttgacccaaggtcagtTGGGCAagatcaaggtcactggcagaaaaaatgcaaaattcgtgtccggtccatatctttcttatggggaaacattggaagttcttacttcacacaaagattgcttatgattaaaggatgtgtcatgaccttagcccaaggtcaattgagaaagttcaaggtcattgtttcaaaaaagctaaattctgtctgtgtcatgtcttgtattaatggaaatattagaagctaaaaattaccagttattttgacaaaaataaagcagttgttatttatagaaaatggacagtgaaatagattcatccaatattttctataatagcaaaaatacacgcgttatgatttttttcttagcggggggtatcaattgtgagcttgctcacagtacctctagtttttatttgcaaaaatataTGCTATATGATAACACCCGCTTCGGGACGAATTTTTGTTGGGGCAAAGCAATATTAAGTTAAATGcaaaacccaaacaaacaaaaatgttcttgtattgcataaaaatataatcaacaagccaaaaatataattgacaAGCCAAAACGTTTtacattgaacgttaaataggTACAATCTAACCATGCAGCTTCAAACAATGATGTCAGCGCGAAAGTGAAAGTGATTAACGTTTTGTTGTTAGGAAAATTCAACTGACGACACGTCActcttttatttaaacaatattatattatgcataaaaataaacacataaTGGGGTATTTGACAACAGACAGTGCCTATTTATGTCCTCGCACTCATTCTCTTagtaaaattaaacttttactCATGAATTGTCCTTATACTACCTTGCCGTAAAGCCAAGCTACTAACTACTAATGTTTGCATGTGctgaagggggagggggtaaatttattaaattgacACACTAAAAGGTCAAGAAAATAGGCCTCGGACCCCTCCCGGAAAACTAAATTATcctttggacccccccccccttttgaaaaattttctggatccccgcgtGTGTTTGTAATGTGCTTGTGACATTTATTctacaattatttcaataacAATGGGTGAACATGTGCATTTAATAATCAAACACTTTTACTGGATTTTTAGGTGACACGCTCTATTACGACGCCTTTGTGATATACAACCCTGTGGGGAAGGACTTGGAGTTCGTGAAGGAGCTCGCGGGGAAAATGGAGTCCCCGCCTTACAATCTAAAATTCTGCATCCCCTGGAGAGACGATCTGCCTGGAGGCTCTCGTTATGAAGTCTCTGCCCACATGATTGCTACACGGTATGAGATGTTTGGTTTTCTACAGACATAATATGTATGAAGATTACAGAGACTCtatatcaattcaaaatttgCCTAGACAATGGCGTGTATGGTTTGTTCTTTCAGGTGTCGAAGAACACTGGTAATCTTGTCTTCAGATTTCTTAAAAAGTGCTGCGGCCGATTTTCAGCTCAAATTTGCCCACTGTTTGTCACCAGGTAAAATATCTTTAGAACCTTCCATTCATCTTGGAAACAGTTTTAGAGAAAGGAAAAaatatctgggttttttttttaattttaattttttcaacagGTGCAAGGAGTAAAAAAGTGGTCCCCGTATTTTCCGCTCCGTGTAAAATGCCGGATATTCTTCGAGCAGTGTCTTTCGTTGATTTCACGAACCCCGGATTAAGAGACTGGAACTGGCCCCGCCTTAACGCTGTATTACGGTGCCCCCTAAATCCCGACCCCCGGGATTACATGAGTGAGGCCGAACTTGAAGAATTAAAACTGAACGCTGGGGTGATTACAAAGAGAATGTGGTACTCCACTGGTGTCCTAACAATGAACTTCCCTGAAGAATCCGAGGACAACACTCCATACAACGGCTGAGGGTGGCTAGTAGTTCTCGTGAAATGTATGGAGTAATGCAACACATTAATCCCATTGTAACGTTATTGAATACCGAGTTGATATATCAACTTTGTATATTGCAACCTGATCAAACCTATTTTGTTAGGTTCTCCAAAAGACATATTATTTGTAACAATGTTTCAGAAAGAAAACATTCGTAATTAAATTACGTCATCGTGaattaacaatttttcattttttaacttctttaaaACTATATGGCCATTTGTTACCATTATTGGAATCTCAAGGGTAGAAGGAATGTAGATTGTGTAATTTAATAATTTACCACTCGTAGGCCTCATGGGCGGGGACATATATGCATAATGACcaaatgttcaaaaatcttctcttcaccaacaaattttggaaaatactaaatgcatggttaatATGTCCATGAAACTACTAAACTTGTGAAATCCATGACTCCTGGGGGCCAGGGGTTCAGGACCTAAGGTGTGGCCAAATGACTAATCCACACTTTATAAAAGCTATGTTCCTTGGACGCTATCTTTGGGGGAAACGCGTAgatttctcacagtagcctttttagtttaaaggtttataactttgtcatttgacattaaaaatccGTTCCCGTTCCGTAATTTGATTGCCCCAAGATTTTAAGATTCCAAAAGATTTTATCACAGGACGCCCAAAAACTTGGGAAAAAGTtggtttttcccttttgacctttgggttgaccggCAAAggtaaacaacttttgcaaagtgtggattggactttGTGgccatatattgaaaatgtattaaatcttagaaaatcttcttccctACTACAATgtttatttgagaaaaactaaatgcctggttataatgtccatgaagtctTCTacttaaattatgaaattcagaGCTCCTGGGTCGGGGTTCAGACGAAAGGGCAATAGTGGGTTCCTAATAGATCGAATAGTGAGTATATAGTCCCAACATGTTCAAAGTCGTGTCATTTACGAGGTTTTGTAGAATGCTTCATGAAAACGGTAATTGGGTTGTCATGATTTCatttatgaaattcaaaattaccgTTCATAGCTGTTAAAATATGTGTTGCAAATActcaataagaaaaaaaactaatcaTGGTTAAATGACataatgaaatatgttcaaataaaaataaaataggttTTATAATTTGTTGTTGTGTTTATTGTTTGTATATCAAGTCTTGGTAAAGGTATCAAACAGAGTCTAGCGGGTTATTTAtccttaaaatttgaaaaataggAAGAAAACGCTATTAAAATCttactgaaaaatataatttataataggaagaAAAGGCtattaaaatctttttgaataatataatttatagaaaagaaagaaatccgACTCTTTGTAaggaaaatgaaatgtaaataaacccTTCGGTTTTCAATCTGAAACCATACAGTCACACTCAAATTAAAGTGAATTTCCGTATTTTGTTCTGCGGGTAAACTTGTCTATTTGAACACGCCAATTATACCCTTTCTGTGCGTCCTAACCGATTCTTTCCCGTCACAAATGACATCGTTGGCCTCACAAAATACAGGAGGCTGTAGCTTGATTTCCGGAGATTTCAGGGTTGTTTTAGATACAACTTACATGTATGGCAAAGCAGTCTTGTGGAACacgtaaaattgaaatttatttattcaaaatttaggcattgaatgtttatttttggatgtcatCTGTCAACCTTCTCTTCAAGACAGAAAATTATGCATTTAGGGCTACGTATATTTTTTCCAGACAACTGTACAAGTTTGCCATTATCAAttctaaataataaatatacttaAACAGAattgacattttatttaaactaaTAGCAGTATTACATTTTGAGATGAAAACATAAATAAGCCTAATAAATTTCTCAAATATTGAGAGCTCATTACACATCTAACATTAATTAATGTCAAATGTTTAATTCCGTTAACATAGAATATCAAGGTAACCggtaaaaatttataaaaagtaGTATAAAATCTAACTTGAACACAGAAAAACAGCTAAGTATTTGCTATTTCTATAATTGGCTTATGAATTTTTCCCCAAAAGATTCCGCAGGACTACTGCCTTAAAGCCTCCCCTGAAAAGTTTGTTATCCACTTTGTATTTCTCGCACGCTCTCGCTGAGATTGGTTTCCATTTGTCAGAGGGTTGGAAGGAGGAGTAAAATCTCTACAGAAACAATATTAATGATTAGTACTCAATCATTACCTTTTTAAagtcatatatatattatgtttattttcctTATGACGACTAAATCACAATAATTGAACATGTGCACGAACTGAAATTGGAGCACATGACTCAATGGTTATAGGCGTTAGACTGTAACCCAAAGGTCGCTGGTTCAAACCCCAAAGTGATGTTGAGTATTGTGTACGAAGACAAGacaaattatctttatttttctcAGTCCACCCCAATGAAATTGGATACCGGTTTACGCTGGGAGTTTACCTACGATGGGACGTTTAGCACCACAGAAACCGGGGATAAGCACCGGCCTTATGTGCCTTCATGGCTAGGAGAaggatttaatttttaacattaaaataataactataTTCATGTAactaatttatttattcttaattCAGAGGATTCTGATGTTAAATATGTTgcaattaataaaaatgtagtttattaatgttttgcaaaacaaatcaaattgaatAAATGGTTGATTTTAAAAGATGCTCTTTGTTTTTCACTCCCAAGGTTGCCTTATAATAAAGCACTTTAAGAACAAATCAATCTGTTTTCATATGACACTGTGAACTTTTTGTCTGCTTCTAGCAATGCCCTATATAAGTGTTCGGCGTGACGAAAGTGTCCTATCAGATGTAATTGTAACATTCCCTTTTAAAATCCTAGATTTAACAATAAGGTTTTATATGTAGTGTCAAAAATGTCCAAATGCATGATTCTAATCTGAACTTCAGTGACTTGCTGTGACCTTATTAATGGCTAACTAGCATAGGGCATAAATCGTGCACGCCAATTTATTGCTACCACTGATATAATGCGCATCAATAGTAACTTTCTGTATTACTACAGTATTTCCCCGAAAATTTCAGCACTACATATGTATATGACAATTTAAATAAATCCCTGATATTTCTCTGGTAAAAGAGGGTTTTGCAAGCGATAAGGGTTTATATACAAATTTTATGATGTGGTAGAAcagatttatttctatttatttcatatgtatataattattcGTTTTTGGATTTTTCTATTTTCGTTTAGTGCAATTTATTCTTAAACACTATTCAGTtgaagtttaattttatttcgcGCGTATGattctttaatttcattggttCATATTATTACCCAATAGATGTCTCAATTAGTATCAGTAACCGTTCAAACGAAGTAAAATTGggcagtatttcattttcaacgaCGTCGGACAATCCAGTGTTTATCAGCTGCATCTTGTGGTATGATAATATCATATTTACTTATGTAATTCCTTACTACCATGATACTAGggcatattattttaattgcaaGGTT carries:
- the LOC128164223 gene encoding myeloid differentiation primary response protein MyD88-like translates to MSITSEQLIVEGKNVPLHALNMSVRSKLGTYLDPEGFVTGDYSNDYQGLAEVIGFTFQDITNFQRQSKPTQEMLYQWGTRPELSPTVDNLIKHLQTIGRSDDVITECAHLIKKDVDRYKQCHKDITGSKDMIQDPSVSQGPNRPSCDYVPESDKLGLVTIDDVKEKGDTLYYDAFVIYNPVGKDLEFVKELAGKMESPPYNLKFCIPWRDDLPGGSRYEVSAHMIATRCRRTLVILSSDFLKSAAADFQLKFAHCLSPGARSKKVVPVFSAPCKMPDILRAVSFVDFTNPGLRDWNWPRLNAVLRCPLNPDPRDYMSEAELEELKLNAGVITKRMWYSTGVLTMNFPEESEDNTPYNG